A DNA window from Anaerocolumna sp. AGMB13020 contains the following coding sequences:
- a CDS encoding ABC transporter permease, which yields MFKYIVKRILIALPVLLGITVIDFFLMSLAGNPLEMLQGARISQEAIEVKRVALGLDKPVYIQYFMWLRQLFEGNLGVSVKTYQPVAGMIKTYIGPTLLLMGTSLFVSMLIAIPAGIYSAVRQYSPGDYTVVTLSFLGTSIPGFFLSLILIYIFTIKLGVLPSSGMKTLGTESGALDVIKHMIMPVIVLSVSMAGNNIRYIRSSMLEILNKDYLRTAKAKGIGRFKVINKHGLRNALLPVITVFGMQIPILFGGAIIVEQVFSWPGLGLMTMSAIINRDYPVIMGVCLITALVVMAANLLTDILYAVADPTIQY from the coding sequence ATGTTTAAGTATATTGTTAAACGAATTCTGATTGCCCTGCCAGTGTTGCTTGGTATAACAGTGATTGACTTTTTTCTCATGAGTCTGGCAGGTAATCCGCTGGAAATGCTTCAGGGAGCAAGGATATCCCAGGAGGCAATCGAAGTGAAGAGAGTTGCTTTAGGACTTGACAAGCCTGTATATATACAATATTTCATGTGGCTTAGACAACTATTTGAAGGAAACCTCGGAGTATCGGTGAAAACATACCAACCGGTTGCCGGTATGATCAAGACCTATATCGGTCCTACCTTGCTGCTGATGGGTACTTCGCTTTTTGTCAGTATGCTCATAGCGATTCCAGCAGGTATCTATAGTGCGGTCAGGCAATATTCACCGGGGGATTATACCGTTGTTACCCTTTCTTTTCTGGGAACCAGTATACCCGGATTTTTTCTGAGCCTTATACTGATCTATATCTTTACCATAAAGCTCGGTGTTCTGCCCTCCAGCGGTATGAAAACCCTTGGAACGGAAAGTGGAGCCTTGGATGTAATAAAACATATGATAATGCCGGTTATTGTGCTGTCAGTGTCTATGGCCGGTAACAATATCCGCTATATCAGGAGCTCAATGCTTGAGATACTGAATAAAGATTATCTTAGAACTGCGAAAGCCAAAGGGATTGGAAGATTTAAAGTCATCAACAAGCATGGATTAAGAAACGCATTACTGCCGGTTATTACAGTATTTGGTATGCAAATCCCAATTCTTTTTGGCGGAGCTATTATCGTTGAACAGGTCTTTAGCTGGCCGGGTCTTGGACTGATGACTATGAGTGCCATCATTAACAGGGATTACCCTGTTATAATGGGAGTTTGTCTTATTACTGCACTGGTAGTAATGGCAGCCAACCTGCTGACAGATATTCTGTATGCCGTTGCAGATCCGACAATTCAATATTAA
- a CDS encoding ABC transporter ATP-binding protein, producing the protein MEKKEQPLLKVTDLKKYYPVRGGIIPHTISFIQAVDGVDFEIKEGETLGLVGESGCGKSTVGRQLAALEKPTAGEIIYRNINLGANTGKIEKNIRREVQMIFQDPYSSLNPRKTVRDILSAPMLYHGICEKRQLEERLKQLLELVGLPANTLTKYPFEFSGGQRQRIAIARALSLNPRLIICDEPVSALDVSIQAQVLNLLKELQKELKLTYLFIGHGLEAVKYVSNRIAVMYLGKIVEVAASKELFANPLHPYTKALVSAAPIPDPERRDREKFLLKGEIPSANRIPSGCRFHPRCPYALEECSTFIPELQTFGSDLVHMAACPVIQKKLREEEKDV; encoded by the coding sequence ATGGAAAAGAAAGAGCAGCCCCTTTTAAAAGTAACAGATCTAAAAAAATATTATCCTGTAAGAGGTGGTATCATACCGCATACCATCAGCTTTATTCAAGCAGTGGATGGGGTTGATTTTGAAATAAAGGAAGGCGAGACCCTGGGACTGGTAGGTGAATCCGGCTGCGGTAAATCTACAGTAGGAAGACAGCTGGCAGCATTGGAAAAGCCTACGGCTGGTGAGATAATTTATAGGAACATTAATCTGGGTGCCAACACAGGAAAAATAGAGAAGAACATAAGAAGAGAGGTTCAGATGATATTTCAGGACCCTTACTCTTCTTTAAACCCACGAAAAACCGTTAGGGATATTCTTTCAGCCCCTATGCTTTATCATGGAATATGTGAAAAAAGGCAGCTGGAAGAGAGACTGAAGCAGCTTCTTGAGCTTGTAGGCCTTCCTGCAAACACATTAACGAAATATCCTTTTGAATTCTCTGGTGGACAGCGGCAGCGTATTGCCATAGCAAGAGCACTCTCGTTAAATCCCAGGCTTATTATCTGCGATGAACCGGTTAGTGCGCTGGATGTGTCCATCCAGGCGCAGGTTCTCAATCTTTTAAAAGAACTGCAGAAGGAGTTAAAACTCACTTATCTCTTTATCGGACATGGACTAGAGGCGGTAAAGTATGTCAGTAACCGCATTGCGGTAATGTATCTCGGCAAGATTGTGGAGGTTGCGGCTTCAAAAGAACTCTTTGCTAACCCGCTGCATCCCTACACCAAAGCCCTTGTCAGTGCAGCGCCAATACCGGACCCGGAACGCAGGGACAGAGAAAAATTTCTGTTAAAGGGAGAAATTCCTTCTGCCAATCGTATTCCCTCCGGCTGCCGATTCCATCCCAGGTGCCCTTATGCCCTGGAAGAATGCAGCACCTTCATACCTGAGCTGCAAACATTTGGTTCTGACCTTGTCCATATGGCAGCTTGTCCGGTTATCCAAAAGAAACTCAGAGAGGAGGAAAAGGATGTTTAA
- a CDS encoding ABC transporter ATP-binding protein gives MTRLLEVKDLKVSFQKDKNTFTGISGVDFHVNTGEILSIVGESGSGKSITTLSLMGLLGKTGKATAESICFDKEELMGKSEKELDKIRGCKMTMIFQDALTSLNPVFTIGNQMTEAIRSHTKLSRKEASERAANLLTKVGLSDTGTLLKKYPHTLSGGMRQRVMIAMALACNPKLLIADEPTTALDVTIQAQIMDLLKSLNKEFNMSIILITHDMGVVAETADRVLVMYAGEVVEEAFVKELFLNPGHPYTRALLGSIPGAGGEEGRLIPIEGSVPENYDKLTGCRFFNRCPHAGEECKVKQELREITKGHSVRCIKYNKLNALIDKANA, from the coding sequence ATGACACGTTTACTGGAAGTAAAAGATCTTAAGGTCAGCTTTCAGAAGGATAAAAATACATTTACCGGTATCTCAGGTGTCGATTTTCATGTAAATACCGGTGAAATCTTAAGTATTGTAGGGGAATCAGGGTCTGGTAAGAGTATTACCACCCTGTCCCTTATGGGACTGCTGGGAAAGACCGGTAAGGCGACTGCAGAAAGCATTTGTTTTGACAAAGAAGAGCTTATGGGAAAATCGGAGAAAGAATTAGATAAAATAAGAGGCTGTAAAATGACCATGATATTTCAGGACGCACTTACCAGTCTAAATCCCGTATTTACAATTGGAAACCAAATGACGGAAGCAATACGAAGCCATACCAAACTGAGTAGAAAAGAAGCTTCTGAAAGAGCTGCAAATCTTCTTACAAAAGTGGGACTTTCGGACACGGGTACTTTGCTTAAGAAATATCCCCACACTCTTTCCGGAGGAATGCGGCAGAGAGTTATGATTGCAATGGCACTTGCCTGCAATCCGAAACTCTTAATAGCCGATGAACCGACAACAGCACTTGATGTAACCATACAGGCACAGATTATGGATTTGCTGAAGAGTCTTAATAAGGAATTTAATATGTCCATCATATTAATAACCCATGACATGGGAGTGGTTGCAGAAACTGCCGACAGAGTGCTTGTAATGTATGCGGGAGAGGTTGTAGAGGAGGCTTTTGTGAAAGAGCTATTTTTAAATCCCGGACATCCCTATACCCGTGCTCTTTTAGGCTCCATTCCGGGTGCCGGTGGTGAAGAAGGGCGTTTGATTCCTATCGAAGGCAGTGTTCCGGAGAATTATGATAAGCTGACAGGCTGCAGGTTTTTCAATCGATGTCCTCATGCAGGGGAGGAATGCAAGGTGAAGCAGGAATTACGTGAAATTACTAAAGGACATTCAGTAAGATGTATTAAGTACAATAAATTGAACGCCTTAATAGATAAAGCAAATGCATAG
- a CDS encoding ABC transporter substrate-binding protein, with protein sequence MRKKIKTRITAIVLSLFLAVSLTACGGSNDSSQGGKGNSSESSGGTKEKIVNIGMTDTLTSVNPLLMDATEILKYSVSMEFLPLVELNSKLEFQGMLASSITTEDNRNFIVNVDKNAVWSDGTPVTAEDVVFTVLKLASPKLANASMALYAFEGVGDDGFVEEGATEISGVKALDNKTVQFTTKYDMALTTFENTYGRYILTVPKHILKDVPEDQLAAYTWFNAPTVVNGPYKITDVDLQHYVSYEANDKYFRGAPKINKLNIKIVSAAQLLTGLQSGEIDFVQQTTGGILQEDYKSVEGLTNVNINYGAPVTNQSIFFNTTTVTDPRIRQAILYGIDREKLVSGLLNGKGEVIDGFLSSAGPFYDPSLTPTPYNADKAKELVKAAEGDGWDSSKVLQFYVNSGDTTFTQAADFITASLSEVGIKLQVNTVDLATLMSKAGSKEFDLMAVQYTYAPVDPYPDVNWLLSADGWTGYANTTITEALNATQKTSEVNDIRKEYLTIDTLVQQDVPMLSAYVISAIGVANKRLVNATPDVYGAFINIYEWDVTE encoded by the coding sequence ATGAGAAAAAAAATTAAAACAAGAATAACGGCCATTGTACTAAGCTTATTTCTGGCGGTTTCGTTAACTGCCTGCGGTGGAAGTAATGATAGCAGCCAGGGAGGAAAGGGTAACTCATCGGAATCTTCAGGCGGGACGAAAGAAAAAATTGTAAATATCGGTATGACAGACACCTTAACCAGTGTCAATCCACTTTTAATGGATGCAACTGAAATATTAAAATATAGTGTTTCCATGGAGTTCCTTCCTTTGGTGGAACTAAACAGCAAGCTGGAATTTCAGGGAATGCTTGCTTCTTCTATTACCACGGAAGACAACAGGAATTTTATTGTTAACGTAGATAAAAATGCAGTCTGGTCTGACGGAACGCCAGTGACTGCTGAAGATGTAGTGTTTACCGTATTAAAACTTGCAAGTCCTAAACTTGCCAATGCCAGTATGGCACTGTATGCGTTTGAAGGTGTAGGCGATGATGGTTTTGTAGAGGAAGGTGCCACAGAAATCTCTGGTGTAAAAGCGCTGGATAATAAAACTGTTCAGTTTACCACAAAATACGATATGGCGCTGACGACTTTTGAGAATACTTATGGAAGATATATCCTGACAGTTCCAAAACACATATTAAAGGATGTACCAGAGGATCAGTTGGCTGCCTATACCTGGTTTAATGCTCCTACGGTAGTTAACGGACCTTATAAAATTACAGATGTAGACTTACAGCATTATGTATCTTATGAAGCAAATGACAAATATTTTAGGGGGGCCCCTAAAATTAATAAGCTGAATATTAAAATCGTATCAGCAGCGCAGCTCTTAACCGGTCTTCAATCCGGAGAAATTGATTTTGTTCAGCAGACCACCGGCGGAATTCTGCAAGAGGATTATAAGAGTGTAGAAGGGTTAACCAACGTAAATATCAATTATGGCGCCCCGGTAACCAACCAGTCCATTTTCTTTAATACCACAACAGTTACGGATCCCCGGATTCGTCAGGCTATTTTATACGGTATAGACAGAGAAAAGCTGGTCAGCGGACTCTTAAATGGAAAAGGTGAAGTAATAGACGGATTTTTATCCAGTGCAGGACCTTTTTATGATCCCTCTCTGACACCTACACCCTATAATGCAGATAAAGCCAAAGAACTGGTAAAAGCAGCAGAAGGCGATGGCTGGGATTCCTCGAAGGTTTTACAGTTCTATGTAAACAGCGGAGATACCACGTTTACACAGGCAGCAGATTTTATAACTGCAAGCCTTTCGGAAGTTGGTATCAAACTTCAGGTTAATACCGTAGACCTTGCAACACTTATGTCTAAGGCAGGCAGCAAGGAATTTGATCTTATGGCAGTACAATACACCTATGCACCGGTTGACCCATATCCAGATGTAAACTGGCTGTTGTCAGCTGACGGTTGGACCGGTTATGCCAATACTACTATTACAGAGGCATTGAATGCTACCCAGAAAACCAGTGAGGTAAATGATATCAGGAAAGAGTATCTGACCATTGATACACTTGTACAACAGGATGTTCCTATGCTTTCAGCTTATGTTATCAGTGCCATTGGTGTCGCTAATAAGAGACTGGTCAATGCAACTCCTGACGTTTATGGAGCTTTTATCAATATCTATGAGTGGGATGTGACAGAATGA
- a CDS encoding HAMP domain-containing sensor histidine kinase produces the protein MRKSIRIKLFSYMLAVIIVFALLLFTFNTFFAEKYYIYHKKNALLAAGNELELCLSQHIAAAGTADYKTVLQEEELVKKINGIEKELGGTIVIGKEKEDIYYPVTNGPKGMPAGLIHSESRKPPEGKPGGSEEKHSPSPFIITKDPDYDINTLRYQIQKEDGLVIVIWVPMAEISENAALSNRFTMLIGLLTILLTLCFTFLISDKFTKPIKEMNKITARMSKLDFSDRLKIYSKDELGELSISINELSCSLNTAIDRLNQMNLKLAQDIDYERQFIANVSHELKTPVFLIQGYAEGLKEDVTSNQQKRDFYCEVIMEEAEKMDVLIKELLDLSRLKQGGFTIEKEEFNLSRLLYSLLDKYNEIFQEKGFVPETDIPDNIIVFADRIRTEQVMTNYIMNAVHHGEAGKRISISLSNQDYKAVFSVYNGSQPIPEAELDKLWQSFYKRNRARTREDNGTGLGLSIVRAIQEAQGFSYGVQNQEEGVVFWCDFHK, from the coding sequence ATGCGTAAATCAATCAGAATTAAACTATTTTCATATATGCTGGCAGTAATAATCGTTTTTGCCCTTCTGCTATTCACCTTTAATACTTTCTTTGCGGAGAAATATTATATCTATCATAAAAAGAATGCGCTTCTGGCTGCCGGAAATGAGCTGGAGCTTTGTTTGAGTCAACATATTGCTGCGGCTGGGACGGCAGATTATAAAACCGTCTTGCAGGAGGAGGAACTTGTAAAAAAGATAAACGGAATTGAAAAGGAATTGGGTGGTACCATTGTTATAGGCAAGGAAAAAGAGGACATCTATTACCCGGTTACCAATGGTCCTAAAGGTATGCCCGCCGGACTTATTCATAGTGAAAGCAGAAAGCCGCCGGAAGGGAAGCCAGGCGGCAGCGAAGAAAAGCACAGTCCTTCACCATTTATCATTACGAAAGACCCGGACTATGATATAAACACTTTAAGATACCAGATCCAGAAGGAAGACGGGCTGGTCATCGTTATTTGGGTTCCAATGGCTGAGATATCAGAAAATGCAGCTTTATCCAATCGTTTTACCATGTTGATCGGTCTTCTGACAATTCTGTTAACCCTATGTTTTACTTTCTTAATATCAGATAAGTTTACAAAACCTATAAAAGAGATGAATAAAATAACTGCCAGAATGTCAAAACTGGATTTCTCAGATAGACTTAAAATCTATTCCAAAGATGAGCTGGGAGAACTTTCAATCAGCATTAATGAGCTCTCCTGTAGCTTAAATACAGCGATTGACAGACTAAATCAGATGAATTTGAAACTGGCACAGGATATTGATTATGAAAGACAGTTCATTGCCAATGTATCCCACGAACTAAAGACACCGGTGTTTCTGATACAAGGTTATGCTGAAGGACTGAAAGAGGATGTTACCAGTAATCAGCAGAAACGGGACTTTTACTGTGAAGTTATTATGGAGGAAGCAGAGAAAATGGATGTCTTGATAAAGGAATTATTGGACTTATCGAGGCTTAAGCAGGGAGGATTTACTATTGAGAAAGAAGAGTTTAATCTGTCCCGGCTTTTGTACTCACTTTTGGATAAATATAATGAAATTTTTCAGGAAAAAGGTTTTGTGCCTGAAACAGATATCCCGGATAATATTATTGTTTTTGCAGACAGAATCAGAACAGAACAGGTTATGACAAATTATATTATGAATGCCGTTCATCATGGAGAAGCAGGAAAAAGAATATCCATCTCTTTAAGCAATCAGGATTATAAAGCTGTCTTTTCTGTCTACAACGGCAGTCAGCCGATACCGGAGGCGGAACTTGATAAACTGTGGCAGAGCTTTTATAAACGGAACCGTGCCAGAACCAGGGAAGATAACGGGACTGGCTTGGGCCTTTCCATTGTACGTGCCATCCAGGAGGCACAGGGTTTTTCCTATGGCGTGCAGAATCAAGAGGAGGGGGTAGTATTTTGGTGTGATTTTCATAAGTGA
- a CDS encoding response regulator transcription factor has translation MLADKTILLVDDETKIRILLKDFLEKEGYHIIEAKDGREAMDIFYCRMQEINMILLDVMIPEFDGWTVCREIRKKSQVPIIMLTARGEDFDEVHGLEIGADDYIRKPVKPTVLVARLNAFFRRLDKSGKDSVYRYGELLIDTGSHQVMLREEEVSLSPTEYSILITLIEYGKNIVSREQLLQRVWGYDYYGGLRTVDTHINRLRIKLKEKGDCITTIRGFGYRFEG, from the coding sequence ATGCTTGCGGATAAGACCATATTGCTGGTGGACGACGAAACTAAAATAAGGATTCTCCTGAAGGATTTTCTGGAAAAGGAAGGTTATCATATTATAGAGGCAAAGGATGGAAGAGAGGCAATGGATATCTTCTATTGCAGAATGCAGGAAATCAATATGATACTTCTTGATGTCATGATACCGGAATTCGACGGCTGGACAGTATGCAGAGAAATCAGAAAAAAATCTCAGGTTCCAATTATCATGTTAACCGCAAGAGGAGAGGACTTTGATGAAGTTCATGGTCTGGAAATCGGAGCTGACGATTATATCCGAAAACCGGTCAAACCAACAGTGCTGGTAGCAAGATTAAATGCTTTTTTTCGCAGGCTGGATAAAAGCGGTAAAGATAGTGTATATCGATACGGAGAACTGTTAATTGATACCGGCAGCCATCAGGTGATGTTAAGGGAAGAAGAAGTCAGTCTAAGCCCGACAGAATACAGCATTCTTATAACCCTCATTGAATATGGAAAAAATATTGTTTCCAGAGAGCAATTATTACAAAGAGTCTGGGGGTATGATTATTATGGAGGTTTAAGAACAGTTGATACCCATATAAACAGGTTAAGAATAAAATTAAAAGAAAAAGGTGACTGCATAACCACCATCCGGGGTTTTGGATACCGGTTCGAAGGATAG
- a CDS encoding EF-hand domain-containing protein, with product MIHSISSNSVNWYQQTKNYQNGTTKAVTNVSTDTLTEEEEKAARSNLSLIDVMGLMQKTGSVKEAETKEDVKDDNSSTLDLDGDGTLSSDEYENLVDQLGLKNALSSEDFFARYDTDEDGEITAEELRAVNAEKRMPPPPPPVLEEEESEEGFSSAVDTDGDGYISTEEYEAFVSGLNTEEPLSSEEFFTQYDTDKDGKISAEEVRSGIEKAQVTPPEPPVRGLSSEIDLDGDGSLSADEYENLVSLLGTENTLSSEEFFTKYDTDGDGEISAEEIKTAMEAAGQRQQVAKAYENSYRYTEDERSTGLDSIA from the coding sequence ATGATTCATTCAATCAGTTCCAATTCTGTAAACTGGTATCAGCAGACTAAAAACTACCAAAATGGAACTACGAAGGCAGTTACAAATGTTAGTACAGATACCCTTACAGAGGAAGAGGAGAAGGCTGCTAGAAGCAATCTATCCCTGATAGATGTTATGGGATTAATGCAGAAAACAGGCAGTGTAAAAGAAGCGGAGACAAAAGAAGATGTCAAGGATGACAATAGCAGCACGTTGGATTTGGATGGGGATGGAACGTTGTCTTCAGACGAGTATGAAAACCTTGTAGACCAGCTGGGATTAAAGAATGCCCTTAGCTCAGAGGATTTCTTTGCAAGGTATGATACGGATGAAGACGGAGAAATCACGGCAGAAGAACTTAGAGCGGTTAACGCTGAGAAGAGAATGCCACCTCCACCCCCGCCTGTATTGGAGGAAGAGGAATCTGAGGAAGGTTTCTCTTCTGCGGTAGATACGGACGGAGACGGTTATATATCTACGGAGGAGTACGAAGCCTTTGTATCTGGGCTGAACACGGAGGAACCCTTAAGCTCTGAAGAATTTTTCACACAGTATGATACGGATAAGGACGGAAAGATTAGTGCCGAGGAAGTAAGAAGTGGTATAGAAAAAGCACAGGTTACACCGCCAGAACCCCCTGTACGGGGACTTTCTTCCGAGATAGATCTGGATGGAGATGGTTCTCTTTCAGCCGATGAATATGAGAATCTGGTATCCCTTCTTGGTACAGAGAATACACTTTCATCAGAGGAATTCTTTACAAAGTATGATACCGATGGTGATGGTGAGATAAGTGCGGAGGAAATAAAAACAGCCATGGAAGCAGCAGGGCAGAGACAGCAGGTTGCTAAAGCATATGAAAACAGTTACCGTTATACAGAGGATGAAAGAAGTACAGGATTAGACAGTATAGCTTAA
- a CDS encoding helix-turn-helix domain-containing protein, which yields MAISIHLDEILKERHMTSKELCGLIGITEANLSVLRSGKAKGVRFVTLNKICHYLNCNVGDILDCDGILEEEENEEE from the coding sequence ATGGCAATCAGTATTCATCTGGATGAAATTCTGAAAGAACGACACATGACTTCCAAGGAATTGTGCGGTTTAATCGGCATTACGGAAGCAAATCTGTCAGTACTTAGAAGCGGGAAGGCAAAAGGTGTTCGTTTTGTAACTTTAAACAAAATATGTCATTATCTTAATTGTAATGTAGGGGACATACTGGATTGTGACGGGATATTAGAGGAGGAAGAGAATGAGGAGGAATAG
- a CDS encoding alpha/beta hydrolase family protein: MKTIRKIKSVFKAVPIKVKNFFQLMLSKCKNWANRNFKDTGKPLSLLTDILTSMLLALMLLDSGLPKAVSFLLAFVVFFLLLNLLRLIVLPLLKVFLKISPRSVYLFLQLFILFAYLWDFSLNSGGENTYLISRIAAVILTIAFLIMLRCCYAIFKLRRKTPSLFVILMITLILTGAGGYLCIGTGFSYNYVDKYLNLYKEDITSSYSGKLKKGTLETLFIDYGTNKEEIKSRTANLSSYVVYEGFTKKIRDFYWGYSIDKVPLKGRVWYPADGDNYPVLFIVHGNHIMTATSYKGYDYLGEYLASYGYVVISVDESFLNGYINNGLSGENDARAILLLKNMEEMKRKNKEEGNPLYGKMDFNNLTLAGHSRGGEAVTVAALYNSLKRLPDNGNISLSYDFDISSIIAIAPCADQYRPSNRDVSLTDVNYLLIHGANDQDVSYMMGEKQYNNISFTGEDDFFKSYLYIADANHGQFNTKWGRFDISAPFNMMLNTKNLLNPSIQQDILKITVKEFLDATIKKEAAARDFFRDSNAMRSELPVNLYLNGYEDSSFDTICNYEEDTDITTATKENVSLSSASASYWYETQVYYELNGPDRDNYALIYSWKDSLSSYYNIAFETPYSEPMKYLQFNVMDDREFVEKENEIDPLDFTVKLTDSKGETASLTLTDYATTYPSLPVMTTKLQFFHNTPVFKHYFQTVRLPLEAFQSNNRNIDTSDITDIRFLFNKLETGKIKLDNIGFAR; this comes from the coding sequence ATGAAAACAATTAGAAAAATAAAGTCTGTCTTTAAGGCAGTACCAATAAAAGTTAAAAATTTCTTTCAGTTAATGCTATCAAAATGTAAAAATTGGGCTAATCGTAATTTTAAGGACACCGGTAAACCTCTGTCGCTTCTTACTGATATTTTAACAAGTATGCTGCTGGCTTTGATGCTGTTAGATTCAGGCCTTCCAAAAGCAGTAAGCTTTCTGCTGGCATTCGTAGTATTCTTCCTTCTGCTGAACCTGCTGCGGCTGATTGTATTACCTTTGCTGAAAGTGTTCTTGAAGATCTCTCCCAGAAGCGTTTATCTTTTTCTTCAGTTATTTATTTTATTTGCATACCTTTGGGATTTTTCCTTAAACAGCGGTGGTGAGAATACCTACTTGATTTCCAGAATAGCAGCCGTAATTCTTACAATAGCATTTCTTATTATGCTGCGCTGTTGTTATGCAATTTTCAAGCTTCGCAGGAAGACCCCTTCCTTATTTGTGATATTAATGATTACTCTTATCCTGACAGGTGCAGGAGGGTACTTATGCATTGGCACCGGCTTTTCCTATAATTACGTTGATAAATATCTTAACCTATACAAAGAAGATATTACTTCCTCCTACTCCGGCAAACTTAAAAAAGGTACGCTTGAAACTTTGTTTATAGATTATGGTACAAATAAGGAGGAAATAAAATCAAGAACTGCCAACCTGTCAAGTTATGTTGTGTATGAGGGTTTCACGAAAAAAATCAGAGATTTCTACTGGGGTTACAGTATTGATAAAGTTCCTTTAAAAGGCAGGGTATGGTACCCTGCTGACGGTGATAATTATCCGGTATTATTTATAGTCCACGGAAACCACATCATGACCGCAACTTCCTACAAAGGTTATGACTACCTGGGTGAATATCTTGCCAGTTACGGTTATGTAGTGATTTCCGTAGATGAAAGCTTTCTAAATGGATATATCAACAATGGTTTATCCGGGGAGAACGATGCAAGAGCAATTCTCTTGCTAAAAAACATGGAAGAAATGAAACGAAAGAACAAAGAAGAAGGAAATCCGCTGTACGGAAAAATGGATTTTAACAACCTGACTCTTGCCGGTCATTCCAGAGGCGGTGAGGCTGTTACCGTAGCTGCTCTCTACAACTCATTAAAGCGTCTTCCGGATAACGGTAATATAAGCCTTTCCTATGATTTTGATATCAGCTCCATAATAGCCATTGCTCCTTGCGCCGATCAGTATCGTCCCTCGAACAGGGATGTATCGCTGACCGATGTGAATTATCTGTTAATTCACGGAGCCAATGACCAGGATGTTTCCTACATGATGGGTGAGAAGCAATATAACAATATTTCCTTTACCGGTGAAGATGACTTTTTCAAATCCTACCTATACATAGCGGATGCAAATCATGGACAGTTCAATACCAAATGGGGAAGGTTTGATATCAGTGCTCCTTTTAATATGATGCTTAATACCAAGAATCTCTTAAACCCATCCATACAGCAGGATATCCTGAAAATAACTGTGAAGGAGTTTCTGGATGCTACAATAAAAAAAGAGGCTGCTGCCAGGGATTTCTTCCGTGACAGTAACGCAATGCGCTCTGAACTTCCGGTTAATCTTTATCTGAACGGTTATGAAGACAGCAGCTTTGATACTATCTGCAATTACGAAGAAGATACGGATATTACAACGGCAACCAAAGAAAATGTCAGCTTATCCTCCGCCAGCGCTTCCTATTGGTATGAGACCCAGGTATATTATGAATTAAATGGTCCTGACCGTGATAATTATGCCTTAATCTATTCCTGGAAAGACTCTTTATCCTCCTATTACAATATTGCTTTTGAAACACCTTATTCTGAGCCGATGAAGTACTTGCAATTTAATGTGATGGATGATAGGGAATTCGTTGAAAAAGAGAATGAAATAGATCCTCTGGATTTTACCGTCAAACTTACTGACTCAAAAGGAGAAACCGCATCCTTAACCTTAACGGACTATGCCACTACCTATCCTTCTCTGCCTGTAATGACTACGAAACTTCAATTTTTTCATAACACACCGGTATTTAAACATTATTTTCAGACTGTTCGACTGCCTCTTGAAGCCTTTCAGAGCAATAATAGAAATATTGATACCTCTGACATTACAGATATCCGCTTTCTGTTCAATAAACTGGAGACCGGAAAAATAAAGCTTGATAATATTGGTTTCGCAAGATAA
- a CDS encoding TspO/MBR family protein, whose amino-acid sequence MKNFSIKGAAISAGIALLTGMLSSLLSGGQQQLYGQLIQPPFAPPPWLFGVVWPILYILMGIAAYLIYITPAAPADKQVSLFYYGAQLFVNFTWSIVFFRFQAYGLSVLVLAFLLVLVTFTMIYFFDLNRLAALLLLPYYLWLLVAYYLNIGVFLLNQ is encoded by the coding sequence ATGAAAAATTTTTCTATTAAGGGTGCTGCTATAAGCGCAGGTATAGCCTTATTAACCGGTATGCTCTCCAGCCTGTTATCCGGTGGTCAGCAACAATTGTATGGGCAGTTGATACAACCTCCCTTTGCACCGCCTCCCTGGTTATTTGGAGTTGTATGGCCTATTTTGTACATACTGATGGGAATAGCCGCTTACCTCATCTACATTACGCCAGCAGCACCGGCAGATAAACAGGTAAGTTTGTTCTACTATGGTGCCCAGCTCTTTGTAAACTTTACCTGGAGCATTGTCTTCTTCCGTTTCCAGGCATATGGGCTGTCTGTATTGGTATTGGCATTTTTACTGGTATTAGTTACCTTTACCATGATCTATTTTTTCGACCTCAACAGATTGGCGGCTTTATTGTTGTTGCCCTATTACCTATGGCTGTTAGTAGCCTATTACTTAAATATCGGAGTATTCCTTCTAAATCAGTAA